A genomic stretch from Syntrophorhabdaceae bacterium includes:
- a CDS encoding DUF4384 domain-containing protein yields MKILPSIFVVLLVAILVACSGGDAFAQKKQPAGAKAIFDSGEGPAVRMSSGPAVKTTTQTAAAPSREKYVGISYKLVLLRDNGRFDIVPRSRTFRSGERLKLLVRTNKPGYLTIMNIGTSGNTTVLCSEQVEPGAMVEIPKGGNLRFSGPPGTEKLLIMLSGQPNPMGMPSQGQTVAQGPSAPPPAAGTDSALPPPPPPGQPDLANIPPPPPPGVMTASLSGGKDITLEDGNKTSYSVISPRNGWKPEPKGKKDIVLESSGGENFGVVPASYIEDGKILTLEIKLNHR; encoded by the coding sequence CTTCAATTTTCGTCGTTCTTCTTGTCGCCATTCTTGTCGCATGCTCCGGTGGCGATGCTTTTGCACAGAAGAAGCAGCCGGCAGGGGCAAAGGCCATCTTTGACAGCGGTGAAGGACCGGCGGTGCGGATGTCTTCCGGGCCTGCGGTAAAGACCACCACGCAGACCGCGGCGGCTCCTTCCAGGGAGAAGTATGTGGGTATATCCTACAAACTCGTTCTCCTTCGCGACAACGGCAGGTTCGACATCGTTCCCCGGTCGAGGACATTCCGTTCCGGCGAACGCCTGAAACTCCTCGTTCGGACCAACAAGCCCGGCTATCTCACGATAATGAACATAGGGACCTCGGGCAACACCACGGTCCTTTGCAGCGAACAGGTAGAACCCGGCGCCATGGTAGAGATACCCAAGGGAGGCAATCTCAGGTTCTCCGGGCCCCCCGGCACGGAAAAGCTCCTTATCATGCTTTCGGGCCAACCGAATCCCATGGGTATGCCCTCACAAGGGCAGACAGTGGCACAGGGACCGTCGGCTCCGCCACCTGCGGCCGGCACCGATTCAGCGCTCCCTCCCCCACCTCCTCCCGGTCAGCCTGACCTTGCAAACATCCCGCCGCCTCCTCCTCCGGGAGTCATGACGGCATCACTTTCGGGCGGCAAGGACATCACCCTGGAGGATGGCAACAAGACAAGTTATTCCGTCATTTCCCCGAGGAACGGCTGGAAACCCGAGCCGAAGGGGAAAAAGGACATCGTCCTCGAATCGAGCGGAGGTGAGAATTTTGGCGTTGTGCCCGCATCCTACATAGAGGACGGCAAGATCCTCACGCTCGAGATCAAGCTCAATCACCGATAA